One stretch of Streptomyces sp. NBC_00443 DNA includes these proteins:
- a CDS encoding type II secretion system F family protein: MGEMSLGAAVACLGAAVWLLGGRNSGARRAHLLLAGGGAVGAGPPDWRQMARELGRLRERLRAEWWAPVAGLVLAVLGSSVLPVVAGAAGVPVLRRVRLAREARRARERRGDAVIALCGALAGEVRAGRQPGEALMLAARDSGGLGEAQAAVLAAARFGGDVPGALALAARQPGAEGLSGLAACWRVAVDQGAGLAAGLDRLEGALRVERDQRADLHAQLAGARSTVVMLAGLPVLGLLLGAAMGAEPLRVLLHSGPGIGCLAVGGVLEGLGMWWALRIVRGAEAT; this comes from the coding sequence ATGGGTGAGATGTCGTTGGGCGCGGCCGTGGCTTGCCTTGGGGCGGCGGTCTGGTTGCTGGGTGGGCGAAATTCCGGGGCGCGGCGGGCGCACCTGCTGCTCGCGGGCGGTGGGGCTGTGGGTGCCGGGCCGCCGGACTGGCGGCAGATGGCCCGGGAGCTGGGGCGACTTCGTGAGCGGTTGCGGGCCGAGTGGTGGGCGCCGGTCGCCGGGTTGGTGCTGGCCGTGCTGGGGTCGTCGGTGTTGCCGGTCGTCGCGGGGGCGGCCGGGGTGCCGGTGCTGCGGCGGGTGCGGCTGGCCCGGGAGGCGCGGCGGGCACGCGAGCGTCGGGGGGACGCGGTGATCGCGCTGTGCGGGGCGCTCGCCGGGGAGGTGCGGGCCGGGCGGCAGCCCGGTGAGGCGCTGATGCTGGCGGCGCGGGACTCCGGTGGGCTCGGTGAGGCGCAGGCCGCGGTGCTGGCGGCGGCACGGTTCGGCGGGGATGTGCCGGGCGCCCTGGCCTTGGCGGCACGGCAGCCCGGCGCCGAGGGCTTGTCGGGCCTGGCGGCGTGCTGGCGGGTGGCTGTGGACCAGGGTGCGGGGCTCGCGGCCGGGCTCGATCGGCTCGAAGGGGCGTTACGGGTTGAACGGGACCAACGTGCAGATTTGCATGCTCAGTTGGCGGGCGCTCGCTCGACGGTGGTGATGCTCGCCGGTCTGCCGGTCCTCGGTTTGCTGCTCGGGGCCGCCATGGGGGCCGAACCGTTGCGGGTGCTGCTGCATTCCGGGCCGGGGATCGGATGCCTGGCCGTCGGGGGCGTGCTGGAGGGGCTGGGGATGTGGTGGGCGCTGCGGATCGTGCGGGGAGCGGAGGCGACGTGA
- a CDS encoding HAD family hydrolase — protein MLRVVENHSLPRTAAFFDLDKTVIAKSSTLTFSKSFYQGGLINRRAALRTAYAQFVFRLGGMDHDQMERTREYLSALVRGWNVQQVKEIVAETLHDLIDPIIYDEAASLIEEHHTAGRDVVIVSTSGAEVVEPIGELLGADRVVATRMVVGDDGCFTGEVEYYAYGPTKAEAIKDLAASEGYDLSRCYAYSDSATDLPMLLAVGHPHAVNPDRTLRREALARGWPILDFHRPVRLKQRIPSFSVPPRPALVAAAAIGAAAATAGLVWYASRRRSALA, from the coding sequence ATGCTCAGGGTCGTGGAAAACCACTCCTTGCCCCGCACAGCCGCCTTCTTTGACCTGGACAAGACGGTCATTGCGAAGTCGAGCACGCTCACGTTCAGCAAGTCCTTCTACCAAGGCGGTCTGATCAACCGCCGGGCCGCGTTGCGGACCGCATACGCCCAGTTCGTCTTCCGCCTGGGCGGTATGGACCATGACCAGATGGAGCGCACACGCGAGTACCTCTCCGCGCTCGTCCGCGGCTGGAACGTCCAGCAGGTCAAGGAGATCGTCGCCGAAACGCTGCACGACCTGATCGACCCGATCATCTACGACGAGGCCGCCTCCCTCATCGAGGAACACCACACGGCCGGCCGCGACGTCGTGATCGTGTCCACGTCGGGCGCGGAGGTGGTCGAGCCGATCGGCGAGCTGCTCGGCGCCGACCGCGTGGTGGCCACGCGCATGGTCGTGGGCGACGACGGCTGCTTCACCGGCGAGGTGGAGTACTACGCGTACGGCCCGACGAAGGCCGAGGCGATCAAGGACCTGGCCGCGTCCGAGGGCTACGACCTCTCCCGCTGCTACGCCTACAGCGACTCGGCCACCGATCTGCCGATGCTTCTGGCCGTCGGCCATCCGCACGCGGTGAATCCCGACCGCACGCTGCGCCGTGAAGCGCTCGCGCGCGGATGGCCGATTCTCGACTTCCATCGCCCGGTCCGGCTCAAGCAGCGCATTCCTTCGTTCTCCGTACCTCCGCGTCCCGCCCTTGTCGCAGCTGCGGCCATAGGAGCCGCGGCGGCCACCGCGGGCCTCGTCTGGTACGCGAGTCGGCGCCGCTCCGCGCTCGCCTGA
- a CDS encoding TadA family conjugal transfer-associated ATPase, giving the protein MPAGLLDGVRQWLAESGAEPTPARVAQALREQGRVLGDAEVLGAAEQLRSELVGSGPLEPLLADPSVTDVLVSAPDRVWVDRGGGLELTAVSFPDASAVRRLAQRLAAVAARRLDDARPWVDARLPDGTRLHAVLPPVAVGCTCLALRVVRPRAFTLDELVAAGTVPPGGDRVLRALVEARLSFLISGGTGSGKTTLLSALLGLVGAGERIVLAEDSAELRPDHPHVVRLESRPANQEGAGLVTLEDLVRQALRMRPDRLVVGEVRGPEVVHLLAALNTGHEGGCGTVHANAAADVPARLEALGTAAGLDRAALHSQLAAAVSVVLHLVRDRNGRRRIAEVHVLERDPSGLVRTVPALRWGAAGFASERGWGRLRGLLREEGDGGAEV; this is encoded by the coding sequence ATGCCGGCGGGGCTGCTCGACGGGGTGCGGCAGTGGCTGGCCGAGAGCGGGGCCGAACCGACTCCGGCACGGGTCGCGCAGGCCCTGCGGGAGCAGGGCAGGGTGCTGGGGGACGCCGAAGTCCTCGGGGCGGCCGAGCAGTTGCGGTCAGAGCTGGTCGGAAGCGGCCCGCTGGAGCCGCTGCTCGCCGATCCGTCCGTGACGGATGTACTTGTCTCGGCGCCGGACCGGGTCTGGGTGGACCGGGGCGGCGGACTTGAGCTGACCGCCGTGTCCTTCCCGGACGCGTCGGCCGTACGGCGCCTCGCGCAACGCCTCGCTGCGGTGGCAGCGCGGCGGCTGGACGACGCGCGGCCCTGGGTGGACGCCCGGCTGCCCGACGGCACCCGGCTGCACGCGGTGCTGCCCCCGGTCGCCGTCGGCTGCACCTGCCTGGCGCTGCGTGTCGTACGGCCGCGGGCGTTCACGCTCGACGAGTTGGTCGCGGCGGGCACGGTGCCGCCGGGCGGTGACCGGGTCCTGCGGGCGCTGGTCGAGGCGAGGCTGTCCTTCCTGATCAGCGGTGGGACCGGCAGCGGCAAGACGACGCTGCTGAGCGCGCTGCTGGGGCTCGTCGGGGCGGGTGAGCGGATCGTCCTCGCGGAGGACTCGGCAGAACTCAGGCCGGACCACCCGCATGTCGTACGGCTGGAGAGCAGACCCGCCAACCAGGAGGGCGCCGGGCTCGTCACCCTCGAGGACCTGGTGCGGCAAGCGCTGCGCATGCGGCCGGACCGGCTGGTCGTGGGCGAGGTGCGAGGCCCCGAAGTGGTCCATCTGCTGGCCGCGTTGAACACCGGCCATGAGGGAGGCTGCGGGACCGTCCACGCCAACGCGGCGGCCGATGTGCCGGCTCGACTGGAGGCGCTCGGCACGGCGGCCGGGCTCGACCGGGCCGCGCTGCACAGCCAGTTGGCGGCGGCGGTTTCGGTCGTACTGCATCTCGTACGCGACCGGAACGGGCGGCGGCGGATCGCCGAGGTGCATGTCCTGGAACGGGACCCGTCGGGGTTGGTGCGCACGGTGCCGGCGCTGCGGTGGGGCGCGGCGGGGTTCGCGTCCGAGCGGGGGTGGGGGCGGCTTCGGGGTCTGCTCCGGGAGGAGGGCGATGGCGGGGCGGAGGTGTGA
- the ssd gene encoding septum site-determining protein Ssd — translation MTATVTHDQPPAASGRPGKPLIVTEDADLLDDLLRLCAAAGATPEVHHGVPEPRGSWEAAPLVLVGDDAARRVRGAGRRRGVVLVGRDQDDSGVWRRAVEIGADHVLMLPDGEQWLVDRIADVAEGVGRPALTVGVIGGRGGAGASTLACALAVTAAREGLRTLLVDADPLGGGLDVLLGGESADGLRWPAFAGSRGRLGSGALEESLPKLHSLRVLSWDRGDCVAVPPQAMRAVLAAARRRGGAVVVDLPRRIDEGVAQALAQLDVGILVAPAELRAMAAARQVASAVQLVLRDLRVAVRGPYAAGLDDREVARLLELPLVGEVPVESGLLRPHESKDPPGAAGRGPLARFCREFWERALLEARVA, via the coding sequence GTGACCGCAACCGTCACACACGATCAGCCGCCCGCCGCCTCAGGGCGGCCGGGCAAGCCGTTGATCGTCACGGAGGACGCCGATCTGCTCGACGACCTGCTGCGCCTGTGCGCCGCGGCAGGCGCCACACCGGAGGTCCACCACGGAGTGCCCGAGCCCAGGGGCAGCTGGGAGGCCGCGCCGCTCGTCCTGGTCGGCGACGACGCCGCCCGCCGTGTGCGCGGCGCCGGACGCCGACGGGGAGTGGTGCTCGTCGGCCGGGACCAGGACGACTCCGGGGTCTGGCGCCGGGCCGTAGAGATCGGCGCCGATCACGTCCTGATGCTGCCGGACGGCGAACAGTGGCTGGTCGACCGCATCGCTGACGTCGCCGAAGGAGTCGGACGCCCCGCCCTGACCGTCGGCGTCATCGGCGGACGCGGCGGGGCCGGGGCCTCCACGCTCGCGTGTGCCCTCGCCGTCACCGCAGCGCGTGAGGGGCTGCGCACGCTGCTCGTGGACGCCGATCCGCTGGGTGGCGGACTGGACGTACTCCTCGGCGGGGAGTCTGCCGACGGCCTGCGCTGGCCGGCATTCGCCGGCTCACGCGGGCGGCTCGGCAGCGGCGCCCTGGAGGAGTCGCTGCCGAAACTGCACTCCCTGCGGGTCCTGAGCTGGGATCGCGGCGACTGCGTCGCCGTCCCGCCACAGGCGATGCGAGCGGTCCTGGCCGCGGCGCGGCGTCGGGGCGGCGCGGTCGTCGTCGACCTGCCCCGCCGTATCGACGAGGGGGTCGCGCAAGCCCTCGCCCAACTCGACGTCGGGATCCTCGTGGCCCCCGCCGAACTGCGCGCCATGGCTGCTGCTCGGCAGGTGGCCTCCGCGGTCCAACTGGTCCTGCGCGACCTGCGGGTGGCGGTACGCGGACCGTACGCCGCCGGGCTCGACGACCGCGAGGTCGCCCGACTCCTGGAGCTGCCCCTCGTGGGTGAGGTGCCGGTCGAGTCGGGGCTGCTGCGGCCGCACGAGAGCAAAGATCCGCCGGGGGCGGCGGGGCGGGGGCCGTTGGCCCGGTTCTGCCGGGAGTTCTGGGAGCGGGCGTTGCTCGAGGCGAGGGTGGCATGA